A stretch of DNA from Maridesulfovibrio sp.:
TGTGTTTTTCAGGATTGGCCTGGGCATCGAGCAGGGTTTCCCGGCTGATGACGTTGTACTGCACGTGGAACCCGCCGTTCTGGAAGTATGCTTCGGTTACGGCCTTGAGGTTTTCCAGACCCTTTTCGCCTTCGATGGCGGAGGGGTGGAACTTCTGGTTCAACAGTGTTCCGTTGGAGGCTATTTCGTGGTCCAGCTTGGCTACGGAAAGAACGGATGCGGTAGGACCGCAGGAATCGTATCCGGAAATCGGGGATACGCCGTCAGCCAGCGGAGTCCAGGCCTTGCGTCCGTCGGGAGTTGCGGTAACAACGGAACCCAGGGGCACGTTGGCCGAAGCGGGGTACAGACCGGGCTGGAATTTGCCGCCGCGGGGGTTGGTGTACTTGTTTACTTCGTTGCAGTAGATCAGTGCGGCTTCCTTGGCGATATCGTCGGCGTAATCATCGTCGTTGCCGTATTTGGGAGCGCGGTTGACCATCATCTGGCGCAGGTCTTCCTGGCCTTCGAAGTTGTTTGCAAGTGCGGCACCGAGATCTTCAAGGGTGATGGCTTCATCATCGAAGACAAGTTTCTTGATCGCGGTCAGGGAGTCACCGGCATTGGCTACGCCGACACCCTGAGGGCCGGTGAAGTTGTAGTGGGCTCCGCCTTCCTGCAGGGACTGACCTTTGCCTATGCAGTCGTCCACGAGGGAGGAGAGGAAGGGCAGCGGGCAGTGCTTGCCGTGGGTCATGTCCACGGCGTTGTCTGCTGCGGCCATGAGTTTTACGAAGTAGGCAGTCTGCCTGGTGTAGGATTCCATGAGGTCTTCGAAGGATTCGAAGGTCTTCAGGCTTCCGCTCTTGGGACCGAGCTGTTTACCGGTGCGCTGGTCCACGCCGTCGTTCAGGGCCAGTTCGATGATTTTGGCCATGTTGTAGAAAGCAGCATCGTGCCAGCCTTCGGTCTTGCCGCCTACCTGAGGCTCAACGCAGCCGATGATGCCGTAGTCGCGGGCGTCTTCGCGTTCAAGTCCGCGAGCCAGCAGGGCGGGCACGATGACGCGGTCGTTGTAGTATGCCGGATAACCCATACCCATGCGGCTGAGCTCGGCGGCTTTCTTGTACAGCGGGTCCGGGGTGCCTTCGTGAATGCGGATGGACAGGGACGGAGCGTAGAGCTTGGTGTTTGCTCCGGCCTGCAGCACGAGGTAGGACATGGTGTTGGTTGCATCCGATCCGTCGCGCTTCTGGCCGCCCACGATCAGGTTCATGAACATGGGATAGCCTGCGAAGGCCATGGTGGAATTTTCGTCGCGGACCTTATTCAGTTCGGCGAATTTTACCCAGAGCATGTCCAGCATTTCCTGAGCCTGTTCAATGGAGATGTCGTCCTTGAGCAGGAAGGGGTTCATGTATTGGTCGAAGCGCATGGGGGAAATAGAGTGGCCGTTTGATTCGATCTGGATGACCAGATGTACGAACCAGAATGCCTGCAGTGCTTCCTGGAAGGTTTCTGCGGGCTGGGCGGGAACCTTGCGGCAGATGCGTGCTATTTCAATCAGTTCGGCCTTGCGCTGGGCGTCATCGCAGGCAGAAGCCATTTTTTCGGCCAGTTCGGCGAAACGTCCGGCAAATGCTATGACGGCCTTGTTGGCTATGATTACCGAATTGAGGAAGTGCATCTGATTCAGCTGGGATGCATCGGCGAAATCCAGCCCTGCGAGTTTGTCTTCAGCCTGCTTGATGATCGCATCAATACCTACGTTGAGGACTTTTTCGTAGTTGGCGGAAATGTGGCCGACTCCGTTGTAGAAGTAGTTACCTACGGTATAAACGACTTCGTTGTGGGCTTCGAGGGACTCAGGAGGCATGAGCTTGGAGGCGATTTCGTTTACGGTTCTGCCGTCCCAGTAGGTGAAGGCTTCACGCAGCTTGGCTTTGACGTCTTCGGTGATGAGAAATACGTCGGCGGTTCTTTTTTCCAGACGATCAAGTTCCTCTTCAACCCATTTGCAGGAAAATTCGGGAAAAATAGGGGCGGAGCGGGGCATGGAGCACTGGTTGCCGACAACAAGCTCATCATCCTGAATGAAAATGGACATGTTGGAGAGGATTTTTTCCAGAGCTTTGGCCCGGCGTATAGGCATGGGCTGACCTTCGGTTTCCTTGTATGCTTCGGTGATGAGCACGGCGCGTTCGGCGCAGACTGCCGGGGCAGTGTTCAGGAAGCGGTCAAGGGCTCTTTCCACTCTGGGGGAAGCGCCTACTGTCTTGGGGATTTCCACACTGGGTTTGTTCTTGGTCATTTTTCCATTCCTTCGGTTAAAGTTTGTGTTGCGCTGGAGGTCAGGCCCTTCCGTCAGGGGCGGTTTCCTCCATGTTCAGGCAGCGTGCTTTATTCCGTGTACGCGGCAAGACCCGCTTCCGCACATGCGGTGTCCTGCTCTACACTGCCTCCGCTTACGCCTATGGCTCCGACTACCTTTCCACCTTCTTCTATTGGCAGTCCTCCGCCGAAAATAACTATGCGTCCCCCGTCTGCGGCGTGTATTCCGTAAAGCTCGCCTCCGGGCTGGGAAACCGATCCCAGAATTGCGGTGGTCATCTTTACGGCCACAGCGGTGTAAGCCTTGTTTCTGGACAGATCTATGCTGACCAGAAGGGCGTCATCCTGGCGCAGCTGGGCTACAAGATTGCCGCCCTGATCCACCACGGCGATAACCATGGGGACGCCTATTTCTTCCGCTTTCTTCTCTGCCGCAGCGATCATGCGCTGGGCGATTTTGGCTGTTACAGGCATTGTTCTTCCGTTTTTTGAACTGTTTTTGTGCTCCCCGGCAAAACCGGGTTCCCGCAGCGTATCGGTTTCGGGAACTCGCGGTTTTGTTTCTCAGGTGCTTCCTCTATCTGGTGCTGTGTCTTTGGCATCGTCCTGTTTCCGCATGTTCAGTCGATGCCGTATGCTGGAACACCCTAAAGAGAAAAACGTGCCAACTGCGTTTCTGCTCTGTATTGCGCGTGGTTATGATGAAACGGTGATTTTTCTGACATAATTGATAAAAATATGGTGTCAGCCATGGTTGACATCATTTTCTTGAAAGATATGCAGCTCAATAGATAATGTAATAAGTTTTAATGTGTTACGCTGTTGATGTTATTCTGGTTGACACACAGGATGCGAGGTTGTCACCCGTTGCGGTGCTTTATGGCATGAGTGGAAATATATTCCAGTTTCGAATGGGACCGAGGATTCATACAGACAACGTATCCTGCCATTATAATGGATGAATGTGTCCTGCGGGCAGTCTGACTCCGAAACGTTGCGTAAACACGGCGGTTGCGGTTACCTTGTTGATACAGGTAGTCGATAATGGCATTGAATATGCTTCCCGACTTGATAAAACAAAGAACCGGGTTCACTCCGGCAGAATGTCGGGATTAAATCCTGAGATATGAGAACAATGGATTTGAAAAAAAATAAAAATGCCGATGACGGTGTTTGCCCCGATGATTTTATCGAGGAGCTTAACACCCTGCGTGGCAGAGTCGAGGAACTGGAGGCCAGCAGAACCCTTTGCGGGAATTTCAGCAGCGGCTGCACCCTGAACAACCGTTTTGCCAACTCCGGGAGCAGCGGCAGGGAATACCGTTTTGAGGATTATTTTGATGTTGCGGCCATCCAGCAGATTCAGGATGCCTTTTCGGAGGCAACCAAGGTCGCTTCGATCATAACGGATCTTGACGGTCGGCCCATTACCAGACCCAGTCGGTTCTGTCGGCTGTGCAACGATGTCATACGCAGGACGGAAAAGGGACTTAAGAACTGCATGCGTTCCGATGCCGCCTTCGGCACAAAGAGTCCGCTGGAGCCGATCATGCGGCCCTGCCTGAGCGGGGGGCTTTGGGACGGGGGAACCAGTTTCTATGTCGGTGACCGCCACATTGCAAACTGGATAATCGGGCAGGTGCGCTGCCCGCCCATAAACGATGAGCAGATCAAGCAATACGCCAGGGAAATAGGAGCGGACGAGGACGAGTTCATGACCGCTCTGGCCGAGGTCCCGGTCATGTCCCGAGAACAGTTTCTGAGCGTGTGCAACGTGCTCTGTCTTATCGCCAACCAGATTTCCATCCTGGCCCGGAAGAATTTTCTGCAGGCCCAGGCAATTGCCCGCCGCCGGGTGGCGGAAGCCGCCCTGCGTGAAAGCGAGGAGCGGTTCAGGCAGCTTTCACAGTCCACGTTCGAGGCCATCTTCATACATCACGAAGGACGGATTCTGACCACAAACAAGGCCGGGCAGCGTCTGTTCGGTTATTCTCAGGAGGAATTTTCCGGACTCAACATTGATGACCTCGCTGACCCGGAAAGCCGGGATATTGTCCGGATACATACTTCCAGAAACAGGAGATCGCGTTTTGACGCGAATTTCCGCTGCCGTGACGGAAGAATGCTTATCTGCGAAATTCAGCAGCGGGACATTATTTTTCAGGGAGAGAAGGCCGGGGTCTGCGCTGTTCGAGACATTACCGAGAGGGTGGAATCGGAGCGGCAGGCCAAGGAAAAGCAGCAGCAGCTGATTCAGGCCGACAAGATGGTCTCGCTCGGTGTGCTTGTGTCCGGCATGGCCCATGAAATAAATAATCCCAACAGCTTCATGACCCTTAATCTGCCCTTGCTGGCGGAGATATGGGGAGATATTTCACCGATTCTGGAAGATTATTATCATGAAAACGGCGAGTTTCTGGCCGGAGGGCTTGAATATTCGGAACTGCGCAGCTTCATGCCCGATCTGCTTGCGAGGATGCAGGAGGGGGCCGCAAGGATCAGCGGAATAGTGAACAGCCTCAAGGATTATTCGCGGTTGCAGCCGGGTGAGTTGATGTGGGATGTGGATCTGGGCGATGTAATCAGGAATTCTCTGCGGTTGCTTGAGAACCTGATCAGCCAGAAGACTTCGAAATTTGAAATCGATATTGACGGAGATCTGCCTCCCGTGCTTGGAAACTCGCAGCGGCTTTCGCAGGTGCTGATCAACCTGCTGGTCAATTCCTGTGAGGCACTTACGGACAGAAAGCAGGCCATTTATCTTTCCTCGCGCTATAACAGGGACAGAAAACGGATAGATATCGTGGTCCGCGATGAGGGAGTCGGAATTGCCGAGGAACATCTTACCAAAATAACCGATCCTTTTTTTACCACCAAGCGCAACTGCGGCGGAACGGGGCTGGGACTTTCCGTTTCTTCGACAATTGTGCAGGAACACGGCGGTGAGCTTGAGTTTTCCGCCAATCCCGGAGGAGGAACCGTGGCCAGGTTTTCCATTCCGGTAGCGGAGAGAGAATAACGATGCATAAGGTCACAGGACTTACCCCGAGATTCCCATTGCTGCTGGTTGATGATGAAGATTCCTGGCTGCAGAGTTTTCGGGCCACCCTGCGTTCTCAGGGCATAGACAACGTGGTGCTGCTGAACGACGGGACTAAAGTTATGGAAACCCTGGCCGCAAACAGGTTCTGTGCCGTGGCCGTGGACCTGATGATGCCCGGAATATCCGGGGAGGACCTCATTCCCCGCATCGTGGAGGAACACCCGGAACTTCCTGTGCTGGTCATCTCCGGGCTCAATGAGATCAAGGCTGTGGTCAACTGTATCCGCAAGGGGGCCTTTGACTTCATCGTCAAAACGGAAGATCGCAACACCCTTATCGCCGGGGTCCGCCATGCAATAGAGATTTTCGAACTGCGGCAGGAGAATTCCTCTTTACAGCAGAGGTTTTTCAAGGACGGACCGGATCGTCCGGATCTGTTTTCGGAAATAGTTACCGCGCACAAGGATATGTTTTCCGTCTTCAAGTACATTGAAGCCATTGCGGAAACCTCCCGTCCGGTGCTTATCACCGGGGAGTCCGGGGTGGGCAAGGAGCTGATCGCCCGTGCTGTTCATAATGCCAGCGGACGCAAGGGCAATTTTGTTCCGGTCAATATCGCCGGACTGGATGATAATATTTTTTCCGATACCCTGTTCGGTCATAAGAAGGGCGCATTTACCGGTGCTACCGAACCTCGTGTCGGGCTGGTGGAAAAGGCCAGAAACGGAACGCTTTTCCTTGATGAAATAGGCGACCTCAGCCCGGCATCCCAGACAAAACTGTTACGCCTGCTGCAGGAACACGAGTTCATGCCGTTGGGGTCGGACATGTCCAAAAGGTCCAGTGCCAGGATCATCACCGCAACACACCGGTCAATTTCTGAAATGCAGGATCAGGGTAAATTCCGCAAGGACCTGTTTTTCAGAATGCGCGGCCACATGCTGCACATTCCTCCGCTCAGGGAACGCAAGGAGGATCTCCCCCTGCTCATTTCCCATTTTCTTGATGAGGTCCGCATGGAATCCGGGAGCGAGGTGGAAGCCGATATTCATGAAATATCCGATTTTCTGGACGGCTACCGTTTTCCCGGTAACATTCGTGAATTGCAGCATCTGGTGCATGATGCCGCCGGAATCTGCGGATACACGGAACTGAAGCCCAAACATTTCAAGAAGCTGCTGGTCGTTCCTGGTGATTCCCTTGATGCAAACGGTTTTGTGTCCGAAACAGGGGAAAGCGTCTCTTTCGGAACACGTCTGCCTACATTGCAGGAAGTCCGGGCCAGGCTCATAGAAGAAGCATTGAGGCGAACCAAGGGCAACCAGTCTTCGGCAGCGCAGCTTATCGGGGTCACCCGGCAGGCGGTCAGCAAATATCTGAAAAAGAACAGTCAGGATTGATTGATGGAAAACAGCTGGTCACCATGCCGGGCAACGGCATTGGTACTTATTTTTTCGGTCCTGTTCGCAACGGTTCCGGGTATGGCGGAAGCAGGAGCAGCCCGGTATGACAGAGCCTGGAAATTTTATGATCAAGGCAACTACGCAGAGGCGCTGAAACTTTTCAGTCAGGAGGCGGCGGAAGGTAACCCCAGGGCGGAAAACGCGCTGGGACTCATGTATGACCGGGGGAAAGGTGTGGAGCGCAGCATCGGGCAGGCTCTCAAGTGGTACAGTCTGTCTGCCGAGCACGGCTATGCGAGCGCACAGAGCAATCTCGCTTCCTGTTACCAGCACAGCCGCGGTGTTCCCAAAGATTATGAAAAGGCCCTGTACTGGTACCGGAAGGCCGCCGACAACGGTTTTGCCTCAGCGCAGCGCGGAGTCGGTGATATGTATTTCTTCGGGCAGGGTGTCCCTCGGGATTATTTAAATGCCGCACAGTGGTATTCAAAGGCCGCTTCGCAGGGAGACATGAAGGCTTGCAGTCGTCTGGGGCAATGCTGTCTGGACGGTCCGGAAGGAGTGTGTGATTACACCAGAGCCCGCAACTGTTTTGAGAAAGCTGCGGCAGAAGGTGATGCTTCCGCAATGGCCGGGCTGGGCAGGATTTATTTTTACGGGTTCGGAGTTGATAAGGATTGCGGCAAGGCCGGGCAGTTCTTCCGCGAGGCTGCTGCCGGAGGTAATCCCGCCGGATTGGTCGGACAGGGAGCAATGTATCTGACCGGTGCCGGGGTCGACAAAGATGAGTCCAGGGCCGCCGATTTGTTTTTAAAAGCAGCAGAACAGGGCGATACTGCGGCCATGCTCAATCTCGGGCATATTTATGCACAGGGGCTGGGTGTTGCCGAGGACCCGGTCAAGGCCGCGTACTGGTACCGCAGGGGCGCGGAGCACGGTTCGGTAGAATCCATGTATTTTATCGGGAAGATGTACTTTGCTGGTTCAGGCGTGCGGAAAGATTTTTCCAGGGCATTGGAGTGGTTCGAAAAAGCCGCCGAGCAGGGGGATGATTATGCCCGGACTGAACTTGCCTATATGTATCTTGAAGGTAGCGGTGTTGACCGTGATTATGGGAAGGCCCTGTCTCTTTACCGGCAGGCGGCGGCAAACAGAAATGCCGGTGCCATGTACAGTATAGGTTGTATTTATCAGAATGGTCTGGGGGTAGAGCAGGATGATGGAGAGGCTGCAAGTTGGTTTTCCAAGGCAGCGGAACTCGGAGATGCGCGCTCCCAGTCGGAGCTTGGGTACAGATATTATTACGGACGGGGAGTGAGAAAGGATTTTTCCATGGCTCTGGAACTCTGGGGAAAGGCCGCAGAGCAGAATAATCCCGAAGCGCTGAATAACCTCGGGGCGGCTTACATATACGGAGAAGCTGTTCCGGTGGATTACGCAAAAGGCCGGGAGCTTATTTCAAAGGCTGCCGCGCAGGGATACCCTGAGTCGCAGTTCGGTATGGGAGAAATCTATGAACGCGGTCTGGGTGTTGCAAAAGATCTAGGGGCAGCTGTGGAGTGGTACGAAAAGGCTGCTGCCGGCGGGAGCAGGAAAGCTAAGGACAGGTTGCGGGTTCTGAAGGGATCTGCGCATGCCGGTTCCGGCAAGCTCAGGTGATGAAATAAATTTCAGTGTGCCGGAAATAAAAAATCCTCGCCCGATGCGAGGATTTTTTATGCTGCAATCCCGATGATTACAGCTTGAGCCAGTCAGGAAATATCTATTCTTTTTTCATGCGTCTTAATCTGGCGCGTCCTTCTGCTATCATGGATTCAAGGCCGTATCTCTTGACCCTGTAGCCCATCTGCCGGGCGGAAAGTCCCAGAGTCTCCGCTGCCTTGTACTGAATCCAGCCGCTACGTTCCAGGGCTGCCACGACCTCGTTACGCTCCACTTCCTTCAACGAAGTGCAATGAGGCGGCTCGTCCCTTGAAGTTGAAGTACTTTCCACTCCGGGAGAGCCTGCATGTCCGTTCTGCCCCGGAGCAAGGTGGGCTTTAAGAAACTCAAGGGTGATGTATTCGGAGTCGGACATGATCACCAGACGCTCAATGAGGTTCTGCATTTCACGTACGTTGCCGGGCCAGTCGTAGAGCATCAGGGCATCCAGAGCCGCCGGAGTGAAAAACATCTGCCTTCCGTAGTTGTCGGACATTTTCTGCAGAAAGTGGTTGAGCAGGCCGGTGATGTCCTCCTTGCGGTCCCGCAGTGCCGGTACGGTAATGGGGAAAATGTTCAGCCTGTAATACAGGTCAAGCCTGAATTCATTGCGCTCAACAAGTTCTCCCAGATCACGGTTGGTCGCGGCCAGGATGCGTACATCTATATGGCGGGTGCGGTTGGAGCCGAGTCTTTCCAGTTCCTTTTCCTGCAGAACGCGCAGCAGCTTGGACTGCAGGTTCATAGGGAATTCGCCGATTTCGTCGAGGAAGATGGTTCCGCCGTCTGCCTCTTCAAAGCGTCCCTGTCTGGTTCCGCTTGCCCCTGTGAACGCACCTTTTTCGTAGCCGAAGAGTTCGGACTCCAGCAGGTTTTCCGGTATTGATGCACAGTTCACCTTGATGAACGGATGGCCCTTGCGGTCCGAGAGTTCATGGATGATGCGGGCTATGAGCGTCTTGCCTACTCCTGATTCTCCCAGCAGCAGCACTGTGGCCCTGGTTGGGGCAACCTTTTCTAACTGACGCTGGACTTCGACCATGGCCGAACTCTGGCCGACAATGTAAAGCCCGCCGGTCTTCTTGGATATCTGGTATTTGAGGGAGGTGTTTTCGCGTTTGAGTATGGCCTCCCGTTCCATAATTTTTTCGTTGAGGCTTATAAACTGCCCGATGAGGGTGGCGACGATCTTGAGAAAGTCGATGTCCTCTTCCGTTGCAATGTCGTCTCCGAAAATCCTGTCCACGTTGAGCACGCCGATAGGTTCACCGTGCAGAATAATCGGCACGCCGATAAAGGATATCTGTCCGCGCCTGATTTTGCGTGAGCCGGTCTTGTCCAGAAACAGCGGTTCCTTGCTGATGTCCGGCACATAATAAGGTTCACCGGTCTGGAATATGCGTCCGGTAACGCCTTCATCCAGTCGGTAGACCCCGCGCTGTTTTTCTTCCAGCGACAGGCCGTAGGAGGCGTTAATGGAGAGCTGTCCTGTTTCGGGATCGTAAAGAGTTACGGTGGCCCTCTGCATGCTTAGATTCTCGGAGAGAATGCTGAGCACGCCGTCAAGAGCCGATTCCAGGTCCAGCGCTTGATCGATTGCCTGGCAGATAGCGAGCAGCGCGGAAAGTTTTAATCCATGCAATGAGGGATACATGCCCTGCTTCAAGCAAAGGGGATGCCAGTTTGTGAATAGGTAAAAAAATATGTAATGTCAGTATGTTATCCGAAAGTTCATTTTTGAATTATTTACATTAACGTTAAATACAAAAATGTCGTCTACATATTTGCAAATTTATGGCGTGCAAATCGAAAAAGACCGAAAGTGATTGCCGTAATTGAAAATACACGTGTCCGGGTTGCCGTCAAGAACCGGTCTGATCAGCGTGGAAAAGGATGTTCTGGGTGAAACCGGTCTTAAAAGCCGGTTGTTGTGAAAAAACCTTCAAAATTGTCAGGTATGTGCTCCACCGCAGATGAGAGAAGCCCCCGACAGAGCAACTTGTCGGGGGCTTCGCAGTGTATAGAAACGGAGCCTTTCTATCTATAAATGATTGTTCGCTCGGACCATCGGGCTTATCAGCCGCACTTGGTTCCGGTTCCGGTGCAGCAGGCATCGGCGATACTACCGCGTCTGCCTTTGTGCAGGTTCATGTTACCGCCGCTGAAGACGGTTTCCAGTGCGCTTTCGATGAATCCGCTGACTACATACGGCTGTATGCCGTTTTCTTCGAGCATGAGCTGCGGGGTCTCACCGATGGCGGCTGCGAAAACAGCCCTACAGTCGCTGAGAGTGGCGGCCAGATCGGTCCAGCGTTTGGGACCGCAACCGGCAGTGGGAGCCTTGCGGGTTTCCACCAGTTTGAATCCGCCTTCGGGGTTTTCGCCCCAGATGTAAAACTCCTTTGCCTCGCCAAGATGCTGGTTGACGAGCATGCCTTCACGTGAAGCCACGGCCACGTACGGGCGCGGAGCCTTTATGTCGATCGGCTTGAGTTCGGAACATGCTCTGAGCGTTCCGCACAGGGCTGCGGATTTATCATCTCCGAGAAGACCTACTGCGTCTGCGCGGCAGCGCTTGCAATGAGTCATCTGCTTGATGATTTCT
This window harbors:
- a CDS encoding glycyl radical protein, whose protein sequence is MTKNKPSVEIPKTVGASPRVERALDRFLNTAPAVCAERAVLITEAYKETEGQPMPIRRAKALEKILSNMSIFIQDDELVVGNQCSMPRSAPIFPEFSCKWVEEELDRLEKRTADVFLITEDVKAKLREAFTYWDGRTVNEIASKLMPPESLEAHNEVVYTVGNYFYNGVGHISANYEKVLNVGIDAIIKQAEDKLAGLDFADASQLNQMHFLNSVIIANKAVIAFAGRFAELAEKMASACDDAQRKAELIEIARICRKVPAQPAETFQEALQAFWFVHLVIQIESNGHSISPMRFDQYMNPFLLKDDISIEQAQEMLDMLWVKFAELNKVRDENSTMAFAGYPMFMNLIVGGQKRDGSDATNTMSYLVLQAGANTKLYAPSLSIRIHEGTPDPLYKKAAELSRMGMGYPAYYNDRVIVPALLARGLEREDARDYGIIGCVEPQVGGKTEGWHDAAFYNMAKIIELALNDGVDQRTGKQLGPKSGSLKTFESFEDLMESYTRQTAYFVKLMAAADNAVDMTHGKHCPLPFLSSLVDDCIGKGQSLQEGGAHYNFTGPQGVGVANAGDSLTAIKKLVFDDEAITLEDLGAALANNFEGQEDLRQMMVNRAPKYGNDDDYADDIAKEAALIYCNEVNKYTNPRGGKFQPGLYPASANVPLGSVVTATPDGRKAWTPLADGVSPISGYDSCGPTASVLSVAKLDHEIASNGTLLNQKFHPSAIEGEKGLENLKAVTEAYFQNGGFHVQYNVISRETLLDAQANPEKHKGLVVRVAGYSAFFTALDKSLQDDILARTEQNF
- a CDS encoding heme-binding protein is translated as MPVTAKIAQRMIAAAEKKAEEIGVPMVIAVVDQGGNLVAQLRQDDALLVSIDLSRNKAYTAVAVKMTTAILGSVSQPGGELYGIHAADGGRIVIFGGGLPIEEGGKVVGAIGVSGGSVEQDTACAEAGLAAYTE
- a CDS encoding PocR ligand-binding domain-containing protein, which gives rise to MKKNKNADDGVCPDDFIEELNTLRGRVEELEASRTLCGNFSSGCTLNNRFANSGSSGREYRFEDYFDVAAIQQIQDAFSEATKVASIITDLDGRPITRPSRFCRLCNDVIRRTEKGLKNCMRSDAAFGTKSPLEPIMRPCLSGGLWDGGTSFYVGDRHIANWIIGQVRCPPINDEQIKQYAREIGADEDEFMTALAEVPVMSREQFLSVCNVLCLIANQISILARKNFLQAQAIARRRVAEAALRESEERFRQLSQSTFEAIFIHHEGRILTTNKAGQRLFGYSQEEFSGLNIDDLADPESRDIVRIHTSRNRRSRFDANFRCRDGRMLICEIQQRDIIFQGEKAGVCAVRDITERVESERQAKEKQQQLIQADKMVSLGVLVSGMAHEINNPNSFMTLNLPLLAEIWGDISPILEDYYHENGEFLAGGLEYSELRSFMPDLLARMQEGAARISGIVNSLKDYSRLQPGELMWDVDLGDVIRNSLRLLENLISQKTSKFEIDIDGDLPPVLGNSQRLSQVLINLLVNSCEALTDRKQAIYLSSRYNRDRKRIDIVVRDEGVGIAEEHLTKITDPFFTTKRNCGGTGLGLSVSSTIVQEHGGELEFSANPGGGTVARFSIPVAERE
- a CDS encoding sigma-54 dependent transcriptional regulator codes for the protein MHKVTGLTPRFPLLLVDDEDSWLQSFRATLRSQGIDNVVLLNDGTKVMETLAANRFCAVAVDLMMPGISGEDLIPRIVEEHPELPVLVISGLNEIKAVVNCIRKGAFDFIVKTEDRNTLIAGVRHAIEIFELRQENSSLQQRFFKDGPDRPDLFSEIVTAHKDMFSVFKYIEAIAETSRPVLITGESGVGKELIARAVHNASGRKGNFVPVNIAGLDDNIFSDTLFGHKKGAFTGATEPRVGLVEKARNGTLFLDEIGDLSPASQTKLLRLLQEHEFMPLGSDMSKRSSARIITATHRSISEMQDQGKFRKDLFFRMRGHMLHIPPLRERKEDLPLLISHFLDEVRMESGSEVEADIHEISDFLDGYRFPGNIRELQHLVHDAAGICGYTELKPKHFKKLLVVPGDSLDANGFVSETGESVSFGTRLPTLQEVRARLIEEALRRTKGNQSSAAQLIGVTRQAVSKYLKKNSQD
- a CDS encoding tetratricopeptide repeat protein encodes the protein MENSWSPCRATALVLIFSVLFATVPGMAEAGAARYDRAWKFYDQGNYAEALKLFSQEAAEGNPRAENALGLMYDRGKGVERSIGQALKWYSLSAEHGYASAQSNLASCYQHSRGVPKDYEKALYWYRKAADNGFASAQRGVGDMYFFGQGVPRDYLNAAQWYSKAASQGDMKACSRLGQCCLDGPEGVCDYTRARNCFEKAAAEGDASAMAGLGRIYFYGFGVDKDCGKAGQFFREAAAGGNPAGLVGQGAMYLTGAGVDKDESRAADLFLKAAEQGDTAAMLNLGHIYAQGLGVAEDPVKAAYWYRRGAEHGSVESMYFIGKMYFAGSGVRKDFSRALEWFEKAAEQGDDYARTELAYMYLEGSGVDRDYGKALSLYRQAAANRNAGAMYSIGCIYQNGLGVEQDDGEAASWFSKAAELGDARSQSELGYRYYYGRGVRKDFSMALELWGKAAEQNNPEALNNLGAAYIYGEAVPVDYAKGRELISKAAAQGYPESQFGMGEIYERGLGVAKDLGAAVEWYEKAAAGGSRKAKDRLRVLKGSAHAGSGKLR
- the nifA gene encoding nif-specific transcriptional activator NifA; protein product: MYPSLHGLKLSALLAICQAIDQALDLESALDGVLSILSENLSMQRATVTLYDPETGQLSINASYGLSLEEKQRGVYRLDEGVTGRIFQTGEPYYVPDISKEPLFLDKTGSRKIRRGQISFIGVPIILHGEPIGVLNVDRIFGDDIATEEDIDFLKIVATLIGQFISLNEKIMEREAILKRENTSLKYQISKKTGGLYIVGQSSAMVEVQRQLEKVAPTRATVLLLGESGVGKTLIARIIHELSDRKGHPFIKVNCASIPENLLESELFGYEKGAFTGASGTRQGRFEEADGGTIFLDEIGEFPMNLQSKLLRVLQEKELERLGSNRTRHIDVRILAATNRDLGELVERNEFRLDLYYRLNIFPITVPALRDRKEDITGLLNHFLQKMSDNYGRQMFFTPAALDALMLYDWPGNVREMQNLIERLVIMSDSEYITLEFLKAHLAPGQNGHAGSPGVESTSTSRDEPPHCTSLKEVERNEVVAALERSGWIQYKAAETLGLSARQMGYRVKRYGLESMIAEGRARLRRMKKE